AACTCCAGAAGCCTTTGATGCAGCACATTTCTTATGACAGCATCCCAAATGGCTTCATCAGATGATAATGAAACCACTAATCTCtacaaattataaattgaataTCCTCGATAACATCAGTGCCTCTCCAACAATTTGATGAATAAATTCACTGACCCAAAAGACTAATGTGATCgaacattttcaatttaatgaattattttgaaatttcattaATTTCAATGACCAAATTGTTCGTCGTCAAACTGCACAAAGTCAGCACATACTGAGCATCAAATCAAGATCAGATATGGTTAAGATTTTAAGTTGAGATTTTAGTTATttcttaaatttaaaattgagttTTAAATCTGAACCGATCTTGTATTGGACAGCTTAGATGTGGCTGAATGCAGTGCAGACAGGAAGAACCGACTGCACTCAAACATGGTCCCTTTTGTACACaaccattaaaaaaatacttttgaatGTTTTGAAACTATGAATAGTGAAGAGGGTAACCTTAACAGCAGGATCAGCTTGCAGCAACTGAAGAGCATCATAAAGTCTTTTATATCCTTGAGACAGCACAATCCTTGAATCATAAGTGTCTGAGATTTGTTGAACTGTGATTGTGGATGATACTGCTTTCATGAATCTGAGACATTGCAATTTGAAAAGGAATGCTCAATTTGGTTACATGATTCTTAGAAGACTTTAACATCAAATGAGAATGAGATAAAGTTGATTCATTATGAGTAATAAGAAATGTTACAGCCATTATATATGACTCAATATCGAACACTTTTAAGACTCAGTATCCGGCCACTAATCCGAGGGACACCAATCTCACCTTCCACCGGCAGGGATCCATTTAAAATCAGAACTTTATGGACTGAACCAACACAGAAAGTGACACCGGGACTAAATATAGAATACTTATTGACCAAAGTAATACAAGATGAATGAATAATTGGAACAATGTCAATATGCTTTTAAATTGCAGTCCGCAACCGCGATATAAAGGATTTCAAAGTCACCACAACAACACTACCGCAATTTCTTCCATAttaacaatgtttttttttctgcaTGTTTCcacaatataaaatttcatagcATAACTCCGACCGTATTTTAAATCTATAGTATTGtcatccaaaataaaaaaaaggacacTAATAAAATTGAAGCTAAACTATTTATACCATCATAACAATAACTACCATTTTCTTGGATTTATAGTTTCAAGAaaattctccattttttttctacaaccaatcctaaattaattatatatttctgAGGGCAGAACATGGAAAACACTAAATAAATatcttttctttatatattGCAAAACCAAAAATTTCATCTAATAAAAAAGCCTCCCGAGACATTTTATCTCAAAAGGATACTCCATCGGTGATAAAATAagcaaaattcacatttttagCTTCGTTGCAGGTATCAGATACATTGATTatgcaatgaatctaaaaatgtGAATGTTACTTATATTTTATCACGGAATGAGTAATTAACAAGTAACAATATAGAATAAGCAATTTAATTGACACAACATGGAACTCACTCTTGTAGAGCTGAAATTGCATCCTCAACTTCCCTTTGAGATGGAACAGTCTCAAACACATGATTATAGACACAACCACTTGCTGTTATCTCTTGTTTTCTGCTTAGTTGACCATTATTACAGCAACAAGAAGATAAGGTGTTATTCGTGTTACTATCTATTTGAAGTGAAGGTTGGAGATTGGAAGATGAAGTAGAAGATGATGAAGAgaaattgttattaagtttGTTTCTGAATTTAGGTACAAGATTATCAACATGCATAGCTCCACCTCCCATTGATGAATGCTTATTGCATTTTTCAATATGTGTAGATAAGTGATTTTTTAGAGTTTTCTATAATCTTGTTGGCTAGTGGCCATGATGGAGTGTGTCATCACTTGTGTTGTGTGGGCTTGCACAAAAGTATAGGCCCAGTGGCATTGTTGGGTCGGCATAAAGTTGGTTTCAGTTCTACCGGATGATAGAATCCAGCAGGTGTTACAAATACTAAAGGCgcgtttgatttgttaaaacCTGAGATATTGAACCTGATAACTTCAATTATactattgtgtttgattttaaaactgtttctgGTGCTGGATAAATCGGGAGTCAAAAAACatgacaaaaactgaaatttttgtcaTCGACCGAATCACGTGACAactttttgtaacaaaaacaagttatctaaaataccaaaataatattttgtccaccaaacatcgtacaacataaaatttgttcaataccttagaTGTTAATCTCGTGTTGTTCTGTCaaatacttatattttatatattatacgAACTtaacttataaatttatatttagattatctctaaacaatatttttttaatatctctGTTTACCACCTAACTAACCAagtagaaaagaaataaaaatcagCTAAATGATGTAGATAACTATCATTTTCATAGTTATCACATTTCTATCAATTAATCCAAAGACATTATATGCTAATCATGAATTTTTATGCTCTCTTGAggaaatattaataaatatgaaatctaACATATAGTAGCGATATAGCTCAGCAATTGCCCAAAGCTCACATGAAATCCACAAAAATATTCCTCTTTTGTGACTTCCCCTTCTTTGTCATGAAAGGTTATAGAATAAGGCAAACTTTGTAAAATAAGAATGAATTATTTTCCCTCCTTCCATAGCATCTTGCTTTCCTGGATAACTATTCGACAGACGAAACCTCTCGGTTTTCTTCTTATTAAATTGGTAAGTTTTTGAAAGGTTTTCTTCTTATTTGATTGGTAAGTTTTTGAGGTGACCTCTTTATTAAATGTGCTAAAATGACAAACATAACACTTTGATGCACGTAAAagatatttaataataatttttttatgtggCTGTTTTACTAATTTTTCTAAACATACATAATGAACCCTTTGATTTACTTAAAGAGACGTTTAATAATGACTCTAATTTTGTGAAGGTTTTTTTTACAAATCTATATAAGTGCTAAAactatttaatgtatctaaagtGAGAACGATCTTATTAAATTATAAGATGAtgaaattatgttttatttcttacATGCAAAAGGGTCACAATATAGTTGGAATTATTAAGTTTGTTTATGTTATGATCATGTGTCTTTCTCTATTTGTTGATGCATTTATCTTTGATAGTATGTCATTTTTTGCCTTTCtcaaaatttccttattttctTTCTACATATTATTTTATCTCATTTTAAtaacacttttttattttatattttttcatcacAGCGAGTATGTGTGCTGAAGATTCTGATTGTCAAGAAGTTACGTGCTTAACTCCTAAATCACCTTATTGTAAGAAGTGGCCATTTTTCTCCGAAAAAGGCGTATGTGATTGTATTGCAGAGAGAGTGCCATATGTATGGtctcttaaaaattaaattaaatttcaatgaATTGTTATTTGTGTTGGCATCCaataatttgttattatttctttttatattttcacgAACATTGTACTTGTGTCTTTGTATTCTAAGATGATtgtaatgaaatgaaattaataacacaaaaaagaaaaatatataaatatttttcttctctcttaaattttggaaatattatGATGGCCTTAAATTCATGTCCTTCATAACAACTTGAAgagttaagtaaaaaaaaatagtttcatgTTGCTTCTAagcctatttttaattttttgcataATATTGTTAATTACTCCTAACTCCTATGAGTTTCTCAcactttaatttatatttctcTAGCCTTTTTTTCAACAACCTCAAATgcgttttcttttttaaaagaaatggaAAAATATAATATCACTAAATAAAATGTAATAAAAGATATGGAAAAACCAATGTGTAggtctaattttttataaaaaaattggtgtgtcatattcttttttttttttgaaattggtGTGTCATATTCAATTTAGCACGAGTAGCTCTAAATAAATGTCCAGAAAATCATTCGTAGTGTTAACTCTGTTGctagattttcattttttaaattcttttatttaattaatataattctaaaaacaaaacaaagaaatttttttttttttcttcttaaaaccAAATCATTTACTGACGGATTTTTCCGCCACTAAATTGTTTTTTCTGACATATCACTTGCATTATTTTGCCACTAAGTTGGGAAATTCTGATTTACATTTTCATGCGCATTTTTTAAGGGAAAATTTACATGATTTATTGGGAGATCTGTTCTGCCACTAACTACACACATAATGGCGGAAAAAGACATTTATTAATAAGGGATTATTTTTGCCAATATATCATGTTTTTCTTACCTGGTTCAATTGAAAAGTTTTATTATAAAGGCTTTATTATAAGCAAAGGTTGCAGATTCGATTTCTATGTGagataaatttctatttttttttaatataattgcGCACGTAAATTCCCGCCTAAACTGCAAATAAAATTAGGGTTAACCTAGTTGCACATTATAGTAACCATTAGAAATAAGAAAGATGTCTAAGCATCTGAATCGTTAATTAACTATGTCAAAAtcatttattgaatttaaactGAATTAAATCTAATCTGTCAATATAAACTGAACAGTGAACAAACACCCCAGCAATATGATCAactttatactattttttattataaatattgtaGTTTGTATATGGACACTACTGGGTCTAAACTAAAGCGAATAAAAGTCtatgataaaatataatttgcaTCAATGTGTACCTCAGTAATGCTATTTAAAGCGAATTTTCACGAACCGCCTACATATtctctcttttatattttttagaacGTGGACATAGAGTGTGGCCTTATTTTTAacttctcaaaaaattaataaaaaatattagttacgtTTTGCAGCATAGGTGCAATGAACATAGAGACCAACCGCTTGGATGGTAAGGTAACAGAGCGAAAGGCTTGACTCAAAGAAGGCTTGCCATACAATTAGTGTGTATGGCCTATGTGTTTCGAATTGATagcttttatttaatttaaaaaaaaaaaagtgttgtttTGTTGGGTTGTTTGGTTAGTCACACCTATTTAGTTTTATTCGGATGACTTAtcttatcattattattttgttgttgtagtgGTTAGGATTGTTTTAGGTTTTAATAGGtgactttttttcctttatgaAGGATTGTATCCCACACCGTACCCTATCCTTTGCTAGAAAATTGCACTAAAAAGATACAATGTCTTAGGCTTTTGCTTAAGGTATAAGTCAAAATAGAAACCATGGCTATAAAAACCAAGCCAACTCCCTTCCATCCAACAATGATCCTCTTTTTGCCAATGTATCAGCAGCCTCTTGATTTGATTCTCTACAAATATGAATAAACAATTTGTCCATATCAAGGCAATTTGTCCTATCCAAGCACATCTCTAAAGACAATGGCAAAGAATTCTAGCTCCTTTGAATCTCTATttagtggatttttttttattaattaatatgtgactattttttttttaatttttattaagtaATAGGTACCTCTttagttttattaaaatagtACTTTTCATACGTTGTATTTTCCTTCTCCCAATATTCTTTTTTGCAACATAAGTTTtaaaattgttgggataatcAAAAATTTTAGCAGTTTCATCAGGTCAAATTTTAATGTGGATGATACTGCTACACTTTGCATTTCTGTTACAATTTCGTCTCAATATGTTCTTATAAAGAACCCACTTGGATTGGTGCATTGATATTGGCTTGGGActtgagagtgtgctcctcttgaggtctgaggttcgattctctctggtacCAATTTAAGTGAGCTATGGCTTGAGTTTCTATGTTTGCATTATTATTGGTTCATGTTTTTGTTAGTTGGTTGTTTTAAGTTTTAGTTTGGTGTGATTGGAACAATTGctactttgatttttttttggtgggcTCTTACTATtagatttttttgttacacGCGTGGATGTCCTATATATGAAAAGGGTTTTTTatggaagttttttttttgctacgAGAATTTGTTATAACTCTGCGCTGTTATGGAGTTATGCTATggtattttgagatttttttttttataataactcaaaatcttaaaaaatcccaaaaccaaaccaaacattgaatctaaaaatatcaaaaattaaaaaattaaaagttatcaTAACATAACTCCATAAGCACCAGAAAGTTTTAACAAATTCCCATAGTCCCAAAAAAGCTTCAAAAGAAAAGTCTTTCCATGTTAAAGGACACCCACCCCAAGCAGCGTAACAAAAAAGTTCAACAGTAATAATAATTCAAAGTAGCAGCAAATAAATGAACTGATATGCATTTTAAGTTGACTCTGTAAGAACTTATTCAGAGGAGAAATTGAAACGCAAATGTATATTGGGAGAAGAAaatacaacatatatatatatatatatatatatatatatatatatatatatatatatatatatatatatatatataatcctagatagttgtggaattgtctatctaaaccctaatccataaactaatgaaaacttttcatttagccacatcatccacttacatccatttaatgtagggtgctaattgtaattattattattattattattattattattattattattattattatacttattattattattattattattattattattattattgttttgggttattattcattttaaatttttttgttcattttattattttgtgtattttattgtttttttttctttcaaaaaagttaatgtttttgctaataatattttttctaatctttgtaaatataaggagttggtcgattgtcaggactattTTCTAATGTTagcaaaaaaaatagataaaataaaatttactaatggttgttatgccccgtatgatttttatcatattcgatatttgagtatgagttaagttggtttatctttgctccaataagtttcaaattaatataaatgtcaaattcgataatacagtagttttttggtaagagataatgaagtagtttatccaactcagaatccttcaatgagatttataatataaataaaaacttatgtttcaacatcgattgttttccatggtcaattatatgttgtcatttccatagttattttgaagaatgaattaaagatattgctaatcaatgttaatgaagaagataccaaagtaacttcaaatgtgatgtataaataagttttttaaatgtataatatatatataattcctagatagttgtgcaaccactaatctaaccacaaTCTATGAGTATAACCACAAACCGatttcatagtgacatgacaatttatggattaccaacttattttggtagatgcaataggatccattgtaatcttttcgaaatgtataaacacatctttaatatctatcttatatttacatcacttttattattattattattattattattattgttattattattattttgttgttgttgatattattattgtaattttcataatatttattgtttcaatttatacgaatgatttttcaacattataatgtAAAATACCGTATAACactcgtgcatcgcacgggtgtgagactagtatatatatatatatatatatatagggggctgctaacttagacccagttgggtctaaattagcaaggtgcaccttttgagttggacaaaaatacccattttttaattttttggaagaatagagcaacaggggcatttctgtaattttacgcaacagtacacgcgcccccacttctttttcccccccccaggacacgtgtcacgctgTTATTGGACAAAAATCACGCGCGTGcaccacacgcgccgacaggcgcgcgtggtcTGAAGgctgacgcggagagagaaacctTTTTGAAAGgacaggacacgtgtcacgctattattggctgcgttaatttttttccattttatactttaaactcgattatttcgtcgtaaattaattttttattttttattttttataccaaaattcataatttttttttctctacaaatagagacttggtttgtttgatttggacaccgaaaaaaaaacgcaatttttcactactttaaactcgattatttcgtcgtaaattatttttttattttttattttttataccaaaattcataatttttttttctctacaaatagagacttggttcgtttgatttggacacagaaaaaaaaaacccaatttttcactaccttaatctcatcaaataactaataatcaacttactgaaaccattctaccagcaaaatggtttcagattacaactctctgaaaccattctaccagataaatggtttcagaagcaaacacaattaataaattactcactgaaaccattctaccagtaaaatggtttcagaatacaactatgtgcaaccattctacaagctaaatggtttcagaagcaaataactaataatcaacttactgaaaccattctaccagcaaaatggtttcagattacaactctctgaaaccattgtaccagataaatggtttcagaatacaactatgtgcaatcattctacaagctaaatggtttcagaagcaaataactaataatcaacatactgaaaccattctaccagcaaaatggtttcagattacaactctctgaaaccattctaccagataaatggtttcagaagcaaacacaattaataaattactcactgaaaccattctactagtaaaatggtttcagaatacaactatgtgcaaccattctacaagctaaatggtttcagaagcaaataaccaataatcaacttactgaaaccattctaccagcaaaatggtttcagattacaactctctgaaaccattctaccatataaatggtttcataaggatttcggtgtccaaatcaaacgaaccaagtctctatttgtaggaaaaaaaaaattatgaattttggtataaaaaataaaaaataaaaaattaatttacgacgaaataatcgagtttaaagtagtgaaaaattgcgtttttttttcggtgtccaaatcaaacgaaccaagtctctatttgtagagaaaaaaaaaatgaattttggtataaaaaataaaaaattaatttacgacgaaataatcgagtttaaagtataaaatgaaaaaaatcacgcagactcattcatatgctgacacgtggctgcctttttcaaaagcaaaattttctctctccagcttataatctagtgtggcgcagacaggatgatctgatagatcaggatgatccgggctgtctgattgatcagacagtcttaatgagatcacatcttggttgtctgatggaaatcaacggtctgtaaccatggtccttccgtacgcgcgcgacactggatccacgtctattaattgtttaagaaggtggggcgcgtgttgttatttttttttttatgtaaaattacagaaatgcccctgttgctctattctttcaaaaattaaaagaatgggtattttggtccaattgaaaaggtgcaccttgctaacttagaccaaactagggtctaagttagcaaaccccatatatatatatatatatatatatgaaaagtgCTACTATTCTACGAGAAAGAAAGAGGTTAGCGATATTTTTTGCTTTGAGAAAATTATatcaaatttacaaaattatcccttATTTAAAACTGacttaaaataata
This genomic interval from Trifolium pratense cultivar HEN17-A07 linkage group LG6, ARS_RC_1.1, whole genome shotgun sequence contains the following:
- the LOC123893141 gene encoding uncharacterized protein LOC123893141 — protein: MGGGAMHVDNLVPKFRNKLNNNFSSSSSTSSSNLQPSLQIDSNTNNTLSSCCCNNGQLSRKQEITASGCVYNHVFETVPSQREVEDAISALQEFMKAVSSTITVQQISDTYDSRIVLSQGYKRLYDALQLLQADPAVKRLVVSLSSDEAIWDAVIRNVLHQRLLEFPNTGNYQRPQISEEKDISIEILNWIFHIMKGKILEMIESFQSLMNDLFKYPGIENATKARDASATQLDEKVRSSTLLSIVILLIVIMARYQSRQV